The sequence below is a genomic window from Oscillospiraceae bacterium.
GACCGTCGCACCGTTAAATTTGAATTTCGCTGCCAAAATTTTCGGCTGTTCGTTGTTTTGATAACAATAATTCATCGCGCAATACGACCGCAGCATTTCGGAACGGTTTTTATGCTCATACAGCGGTACCATACAGTTCTGCGGACAGGTTTCGACTAATGCCTCGATTCCTTTTGCCGGTTGGATCAGATATTTGGCCACGGGGATATTCTCGCTCTCCGGGCTGCAATAACTCACCCGCTCCATACCCGATAAATCCTCGTTGGACACACCGGACAACTCGGAGATATCTCCGCTTCGCACGCCTCCGTAAATACCCTCGGGGTCTTCGGTGAGTTTGATCGGAATGCCGGTCTTCTCGGTGATGATCTCGGCCATCTTGAGGCCGACGCGGAAAATGATGAATTCATCGCCCTTTCTGGCTGTGGAAAGCGCCGCCGCGGCTTCCGCAAACGTCCCAAGCACTTTTGGCGCTTTCTTTTTGGCATCGGTTTGCTCGGCACGTCTGAGCATATTGAAAATCAACTGTCTCGCCGCCGGAATTTCGGTGAATTTTTCGGTCACGCGCAGCTGACATGCGATCACCTTACCCTTTCCGACCGCAATTTCGAATAACGGTGTTAACGACAAGTCGCCGTCGCCGAAATCACCTTCACCGCTGTCAATGATCGGCTTGATATAGGTTCCGTCGTCTTTTTGATACATCTTGCGGGCCACAAATGCATCTCCGGAGATCAGCGTATAGGGGTCTTCGGACCACATCGCGAGGTCGTCGTTTTCGATCTCCTCGGTCAAAACGGTGTCAAAAGACCGGATAAAGGCCGACTGAACGGGTTTTTGCACGAGTTTTACCCCGGGCAGCGGAGAAATGCGCTGTTCGAAGATCAATACATTTCCGCCGTTTTCGGCAAAGGTCTTGATGGCCTTATTCAGACCGCTTCCGGCTTCGACGGCGTCTTTTTCGATGATCAGCGTGCCGAATCCGTCGAAGGTTTGGGGATGATATTCAAAAGCCGCACCGAGCTCGGATAGAAGCTCTTTAAAATATCCGCTGCCGATCACGGCAATTTTATTTTTCAAAGTGAACTTTTTGGGAGCGGAAATACGGATCGGTTTTTCGCGGTGTTCCAATTCCCGCAAGCCACTCTTGATCGTGAGCACCTCGGTGAAATTGCCGCATTTTCCGACCGGCTTCAGGGTGAAATTCAGTTTTTTTGTTTCGCCGCGCTCCATGTTGATTTTGCAGCTGTAACGGCGCAAAATCGAAGCACCACGCTTGATTGCGCAGGTGAAAACGCCTATGATTGCACGTTTGGTATCATTGACGATATAAACTTCCCGTTCGATGGGGACATCGGGATAAAAACCGGTTCTGCGGCTTCGGTCGATGACCGCAAGAGGCCGAAACGCCAATGCTGCGTCTTCGGTTCCGGGCTGGGTGATATAGCCCTTACCGGCGTTTTTGCTCCAGTAATCAAACTCGCTGACGCCCTCTTTGACAAACAGCGGCTTCATACCGGGCGCGGTGTAATCCTTGTATGTAAAGGTCTTTTCGCCGTGAGGGCGCAGATTCATATGGCAGGACATATTCCACGGGCCTAGACAGCAGACGCCGTTCGAGCGGGCATCCTCGACGACATAGACGAGGTCTTTCGTCGCGGCAGCCGTCAGCCGGTCGTATTCACGCCAGGCATCGTCGCCGATAAATTGAAGCATGTTGTTATGTCCGAGATAGTGATATAAACACATCTCGCCGCTGTTGAGCGGGTGCGTCTTATCCCACCAGCCGATTCCGGACACGTCTTTGCCGTAGTGACGGCTCAGCATTTCCTGTGTGGTCTCGTCCCAGAGCGAGCTGTCGCCCTCGTGATAGGCGATTCGCGTCGGGTCGAGCTCGTTGAAAAGCGCCCGGATTTTGGGGGCCTCGGTTTTCATCATCTCTGTTTGACGGCCGGTCCAACGCAGTTCGTTGCCGCAACTGTATAAGATCACACAGGGGTGGTTTTTTTCGCGCTTGACCAGATCACGTACATGCTGTTGCCCGTTTTGCCAATAACGGATGTCTGCGGCGGCTTGTCCGCTGCCGCTTCCGTGCATATTCGTCTCGCTGGTGATATAGATGCCGGCTTCGTCGGCCATGTCCAAAATCAATTCGGGGTGCGGATGGGTGTGCAGGCGCGAGTGGTTCATGTGATAGTCGCGCAGCATCGAAAACCATTTTTCAATCCATCCGCGCGTATAGGAATACGGTGTGGCCTTATGTCCGAAATCGGAGAACAGGTGCAGCGGATGGCCGTTTAACAGCAGTTTATCGCCCTCAGCCCAAAGCTCGCGGAACCCGAACCGCTCGGTCATATGGTCAATTTCCGTGCCGTCCGACAAAACGGCGGTGCGGATATAATAAAGATTCGGAGTGAACGTATCCCAGAGCTTCGGATTTTCCCACGCAATCGAAATTTCCGTTGTCGCCTCGGACTGCGCCGAGATTTTGCCTGTGATTTCGGGAATTTCGACCGGATTGCCTTTAATCGTAGGCTTTATTATCAGGTTCATTGCGCTGTCGGTGGTGTTCTTGATCACATATTTCAATTTCAAGGTTTTTTCGCGCACCGAGGTCACGATTGTGAGATCATCGATGTAAACGTCGCCCTTTTCAATGAGCCACACATCCCGCTGGATGCCGCGCATTTGATTGGTCAGCCAGTTGCCTGTTCCGTGAAGCGAATCGCCGTTTTCATCCCGCTCGTAGTCGTCCAAAAAGAGGACGAGCTCGTTCTTGCCGTCGACGACATACGAGGTTATGTCGACCTCGGTCGGAAGTGTATATTCATGGCTGCACGCCGCTTCTTTGCCGTTAATAAAGATGGTTGCTGTCGGGCCGATGGCTTCCGCGATGAAAAAGTAACGCCTGCCGGTTTGCGGTCTCAGCTCAAAAGTACGCCGCACCCAGATTCGCTTTGCCTTTGTCCACTCCGCCGGATATCCGAACGCGTCAAACAGGTTCTCGGTGTCCGGGTCGCTGACGATATTGGGGTTTTCGCAATAATACTTCTCTCCCGGTTTTCTGACCGCGTCATAAGGTTTATTATAAAACGAGGGGACGAGATATTTTTTCTCGAGCCACCCTTTGGCTGGGATCTTTTCGCAGGGGCTGTCGTCATAAACCGGAAGTATATCCCACCAGCCGTTTAAACAAATTTTTTCATCAAAACGATAAATCACAGACCAATAGCCTCCTCGCGCAATTCAAAAAACGCCCCGGTTACCCGTCAATCCCTAAAAAAGAGGTGGGGGAACAAGCATAAACGAAATTCGTTGATTTTCTGTTCTGTCGGTTATTTTACATATTTTTTATTTTTTTGTCAAGAGTTTTTCATAACGGGGCCGGTATTAACCGCCAAATGATATAGTAATTTTTTGAAGCCCTTTCAATTTATCACCCTTGAAATCACAGTGGTTTTGCTATATAATTTCAAAGGCGCCCTGTGCGCCAAATGATGAATAACGAGGCATTCAAATGGATATACAAGCCCTGCTCAAAAACATGCACAACTGCCCCTGCGGCAGAACACATACGTTCGACACAAAATTCTGCGAGATCCGGAGCGGCTTGACCGCTGAGGCAGGTAAAATCCTCGAAAATGCGAGGTTTGACAAAAAGATCCTATTGGTTGCTGACCGAAACACGCTCAAAGCGTCGGACGGAATACTTGAAGCCCTTACGAAAAGCGGCTTTCACATCAAACAGTTCATTTACGACGATCAAAAATACGCGATGGCGGAACAGGTTGACGAAATCGAAGCGCTGTGTTCCGATATCGGCTCGATCATCTCGGTCGGCACCGGATCGCTCAACGACGTCTGTCGGGTCGCGGCATTCCGAAAAGAAAAACAATTCTGCATTTTCGCGACCGCACCCTCAATGGACGGCTTTGCTTCCGACACCGCACCGATCGTAAAAAACAATTATAAGACCTCTTGGAAAGCCAAACAGCCCGAGGTCATCATCGGAGACACTAAAATTTTAGCCGCTTCTCCGGTGATTTTAAAATCCGCGGGATTCGGCGATATGGCAGCCAAATATCTGGCGCTGGTCGAATGGAAAATCGCCAATCTTGTCGGAGGTGAATATTACTGCGAAAACGTCGCGGGACTGGTCGAAGAAGCCATCCGCAAGATCACTGCGCTTTGTGACCGGGTGACCGAAAGCGACGAACAGACCGCCGGGAAGATCATGGA
It includes:
- a CDS encoding glycoside hydrolase family 2 TIM barrel-domain containing protein, which produces MIYRFDEKICLNGWWDILPVYDDSPCEKIPAKGWLEKKYLVPSFYNKPYDAVRKPGEKYYCENPNIVSDPDTENLFDAFGYPAEWTKAKRIWVRRTFELRPQTGRRYFFIAEAIGPTATIFINGKEAACSHEYTLPTEVDITSYVVDGKNELVLFLDDYERDENGDSLHGTGNWLTNQMRGIQRDVWLIEKGDVYIDDLTIVTSVREKTLKLKYVIKNTTDSAMNLIIKPTIKGNPVEIPEITGKISAQSEATTEISIAWENPKLWDTFTPNLYYIRTAVLSDGTEIDHMTERFGFRELWAEGDKLLLNGHPLHLFSDFGHKATPYSYTRGWIEKWFSMLRDYHMNHSRLHTHPHPELILDMADEAGIYITSETNMHGSGSGQAAADIRYWQNGQQHVRDLVKREKNHPCVILYSCGNELRWTGRQTEMMKTEAPKIRALFNELDPTRIAYHEGDSSLWDETTQEMLSRHYGKDVSGIGWWDKTHPLNSGEMCLYHYLGHNNMLQFIGDDAWREYDRLTAAATKDLVYVVEDARSNGVCCLGPWNMSCHMNLRPHGEKTFTYKDYTAPGMKPLFVKEGVSEFDYWSKNAGKGYITQPGTEDAALAFRPLAVIDRSRRTGFYPDVPIEREVYIVNDTKRAIIGVFTCAIKRGASILRRYSCKINMERGETKKLNFTLKPVGKCGNFTEVLTIKSGLRELEHREKPIRISAPKKFTLKNKIAVIGSGYFKELLSELGAAFEYHPQTFDGFGTLIIEKDAVEAGSGLNKAIKTFAENGGNVLIFEQRISPLPGVKLVQKPVQSAFIRSFDTVLTEEIENDDLAMWSEDPYTLISGDAFVARKMYQKDDGTYIKPIIDSGEGDFGDGDLSLTPLFEIAVGKGKVIACQLRVTEKFTEIPAARQLIFNMLRRAEQTDAKKKAPKVLGTFAEAAAALSTARKGDEFIIFRVGLKMAEIITEKTGIPIKLTEDPEGIYGGVRSGDISELSGVSNEDLSGMERVSYCSPESENIPVAKYLIQPAKGIEALVETCPQNCMVPLYEHKNRSEMLRSYCAMNYCYQNNEQPKILAAKFKFNGATVWISCFDFELNKRGRFGRFENQLKRNLGIRTDAGALLDGGIEPTNGSKGCPERIYTISADQFPPEVALHFTKYLTERMNASPILAAANFEEKHSSEGDFIVTGDTLIYFTLFSPTARKNLGSNIGVPDPGAQTFADIEANGEISLWINSQEKGTANVSGSAVFADLELESGLNHILIRYQPKNGAGPFKINWRNILRHPESDFNFSTKGNGA
- a CDS encoding iron-containing alcohol dehydrogenase; amino-acid sequence: MDIQALLKNMHNCPCGRTHTFDTKFCEIRSGLTAEAGKILENARFDKKILLVADRNTLKASDGILEALTKSGFHIKQFIYDDQKYAMAEQVDEIEALCSDIGSIISVGTGSLNDVCRVAAFRKEKQFCIFATAPSMDGFASDTAPIVKNNYKTSWKAKQPEVIIGDTKILAASPVILKSAGFGDMAAKYLALVEWKIANLVGGEYYCENVAGLVEEAIRKITALCDRVTESDEQTAGKIMEALVLTGLAMKLTGCSRPAAGSEHVVSHFWECKKLVKGIWPDFHGRKVGVATVLLNRIYRQIALDYPEIETHADNPDWDIIKKIYGPELVDAMLSENNPSIVANIDPKHLKECWPQIRNLILTELPTDEHLVDMMKRAGAATTSEEVHVDTQLLHDGLKYHPFMRRRLLLSRLLPMTNIDIDQYIR